One part of the Prunus persica cultivar Lovell chromosome G5, Prunus_persica_NCBIv2, whole genome shotgun sequence genome encodes these proteins:
- the LOC18777545 gene encoding uncharacterized protein LOC18777545, translating to MICLGTTAIIETRILVFHVKKRNSHRKPKQLFIEEAEVQSQSQTQFKSSSSSSASSALLLLHTRRSSLKPKHQMAAERGNDASSSLILTSGASGRINALFSLRALRSLMMLINAFFLLLLLPFRGRKRTASSSSSSSPSIIALAEKSPKDERQQRGPVVRVPTAIVPWKSSSSSPVDQEVAARRALAKLRVVQDDDENSVRQFSIFGTPRGETLFTQSWTPVSVNVRGVVILMHGLNEHSGRYSDFAKQLNSNGFKVYGMDWIGHGGSEGLHAYVPSLDYAVTDMKSFLEKVLAENPGLPCFCFGHSTGAAIILKAMLDPKVESSIEGVVLTSPAVGVQPSHPIFVVIAPIASFLLPRYQISAANKKGMPVSRDPAALVAKYSDPLVYTGSIRVRTGYEILRITSYLQQNLSKLRVPFLVLHGTADTVTDPEASQKLYNEASSTDKSIKLFDGLLHDLLFEPEREAIAKDIIDWLNQRI from the exons atgatcTGTTTGGGAACAACAGCGATTATAGAAACTAGAATTCTGGTGTTTCATGTGAAGAAGAGAAACAGCCATAGAAAACCAAAGCAGCTATTCATAGAAGAAGCGGAGGTCCAATCCCAATCCCAAACCCAATTCAAGTCATCGTCTTCGTCGTCAGCATCATCAGCATTACTGCTGCTTCACACCAGAAGATCAAGCCTCAAACCGAAACACCAAATGGCGGCGGAGCGAGGCAACGATGCGTCGTCGTCTTTGATCTTAACTTCTGGGGCAAGCGGCCGCATAAACGCCTTGTTCTCGCTGCGGGCGTTGCGGAGTCTGATGATGCTGATTAATGCCTTCTTCCTGCTCCTCCTGCTTCCCTTCCGCGGCCGCAAGCGAACGGCGTCGTCCTCCTCGTCTTCTTCTCCGTCGATCATTGCCTTGGCGGAGAAGTCGCCCAAGGACGAGAGGCAGCAGAGGGGGCCGGTAGTGCGGGTGCCGACGGCGATTGTGCCCTGGAAGAGCAGCTCGTCGTCGCCGGTGGACCAGGAGGTGGCGGCAAGGAGAGCTTTAGCCAAGCTTAGAGTTgtccaagatgatgatgagaatTCGGTCAGgcaattttccatttttggaaCTCCCAGAGGTGAAACCCTTTTCACGCAGAGTTGGACTCCCGTTTCGGTTAACGTCAG GGGCGTTGTCATTCTTATGCATGGCTTGAACGAACATAG TGGCagatacagtgactttgcAAAGCAGCTGAATTCTAATGGCTTCAAGGTTTATGGAATGGATTGGATTG GTCATGGTGGGAGTGAGGGGCTTCATGCATATGTTCCTTCTCTTGATTATGCTGTTACGGATATG AAATCATTTCTTGAAAAGGTTTTAGCTGAAAATCCTGGCCTACCATGTTTCTGTTTTGGACATTCCACAGGTGCAGCTATTATACTTAAG GCAATGCTTGACCCAAAAGTTGAGTCCAGCATAGAAGGTGTGGTGCTGACATCACCTGCAGTTGGGGTTCAGCCTTCGCACCCAATATTTGTG GTAATTGCTCCAATTGCCTCATTTTTGCTTCCAAGATACCAGATAAGTGCAGCAAATAAAAAGGGCATGCCCGTTTCTCGTGACCCAGCAGCTCTAGTTGCCAAGTATTCAGACCCTCTAGTGTACACTGGATCAATCCGTGTGAGGACTGGTTATGAGATTCTCCGAATCACATCCTACTTGCAGCAGAATCTAAGCAAATTGAGAGTCCCCTTCTTGGTTCTCCATGGCACCGCTGATACTGTTACTGACCCTGAAGCCTCCCAGAAACTGTACAATGAAGCCTCCTCAACTGACAAAAGCATAAAATTGTTTGACGGGTTATTACATGACCTCCTCTTTGAGCCAGAACGAGAAGCTATTGCCAAGGACATTATCGACTGGTTGAATCAGAGAATATGA
- the LOC18776802 gene encoding type IV inositol polyphosphate 5-phosphatase 9 isoform X1 — MLFNSYRTIPMQAKQVIWCRLMGSNNFIADINPDSMEMETMMESRPSDNINISKKNSTAPQNIYHQIFAGSWNVGGVSPPEVLDIQEWLRPNHINPPANIYVLGFQEIVPLNAANIVVRSENRKICEKWNSLIRAALNDPDPKNNITQDFRCIISKQMVGILLSVWVRSDLCQYIRQLSVSCVGCGLMGCLGNKGSVSVRFWLHETSFCFVCSHLASGGKEGDQRRRNANAAEILSRTTFPPGPFPNFTTKILDHDRVIWLGDLNYRIYLPDATTQYLVEKQKWNLLLEYDQLKVELMEGHVFEGWHEGVINFAPSYKYYKNSELYFGCDEKRKHNKRRAPAWCDRIIWFGKGLKQNQYDRGELKLSDHRPVRAIFMAEIKVLRDPTGFQSFLSDRIICLPNHFEECFNDKYSCKWRSNFHY, encoded by the exons ATGCTATTTAATTCATACAGAACCATTCCCATGCAAGCCAAGCAA GTCATTTGGTGTAGATTAATGGGGAGCAACAATTTCATCGCGGATATTAATCCAGATTCCATGGAGATGGAGACCATGATGGAAAGTCGACCAAGTGATAATATCAATATCTCCAAGAAAAATTCCACTGCTCctcaaaatatatatcatcA GATCTTCGCCGGTTCCTGGAATGTTGGAGGTGTTTCACCTCCCGAGGTTTTGGACATACAAGAGTGGCTCAGACCGAATCATATTAACCCTCCTGCTAATATCTACGTTCTTGG GTTTCAAGAGATTGTGCCACTGAATGCAGCAAATATTGTTGTAAGATCTGAAAACCGCAAGATTTGCGAGAAATGGAATTCATTGATTAGGGCAGCTCTTAATGACCCTGACCCTAAGAATAATATTACACAAGACTTCCGATGCATAATTAGTAAGCAAATGGTCGGAATATTGTTATCTGTTTGGGTTAGGAGTGATCTCTGCCAATACATTAGACAGCTCAGTGTCTCATGTGTTGGCTGTGGTCTCATGGGTTGCCTAGGGAACAAG GGTTCGGTGTCAGTTAGATTTTGGCTGCATGAAACAAGCTTTTGCTTTGTGTGTAGTCATCTTGCTTCCGGAGGAAAAGAAGGTGATCAACGACGCAGAAACGCAAACGCAGCTGAGATTTTATCTCGCACAACCTTTCCTCCCGGGCCCTTCCCTAATTTCACCACTAAAATTCTTGATCACGA TAGGGTGATCTGGCTTGGAGACTTGAACTATAGAATCTACTTGCCTGACGCCACAACGCAGTATCTTGTGGAGAAGCAAAAGTGGAACCTTTTGTTGGAATATGATCAG CTAAAGGTGGAACTCATGGAAGGACATGTATTCGAAGGTTGGCATGAAGGAGTAATAAACTTCGCCCCTAGCTACAAATATTACAAGAATTCGGAACTTTACTTTGGCTGCGATGAGAAGAGAAAACACAATAAAAGGCGTGCTCCAGCATG GTGTGATCGAATCATATGGTTCGGGAAGGGACTAAAGCAAAACCAGTATGACAGAGGCGAATTGAAGTTGTCGGACCATAGACCTGTCCGGGCGATTTTTATGGCAGAAATTAAGGTCTTAAGAGATCCTACAGGATTTCAAAGCTTTCTGTCAGACAGAATTATTTGCTTGCCAAACCATTTTGAAGAATGTTTCAATGACAAATATTCATGTAAATGGAGATCAAACTTCCATTATTGA
- the LOC18776802 gene encoding type IV inositol polyphosphate 5-phosphatase 9 isoform X2 produces MGSNNFIADINPDSMEMETMMESRPSDNINISKKNSTAPQNIYHQIFAGSWNVGGVSPPEVLDIQEWLRPNHINPPANIYVLGFQEIVPLNAANIVVRSENRKICEKWNSLIRAALNDPDPKNNITQDFRCIISKQMVGILLSVWVRSDLCQYIRQLSVSCVGCGLMGCLGNKGSVSVRFWLHETSFCFVCSHLASGGKEGDQRRRNANAAEILSRTTFPPGPFPNFTTKILDHDRVIWLGDLNYRIYLPDATTQYLVEKQKWNLLLEYDQLKVELMEGHVFEGWHEGVINFAPSYKYYKNSELYFGCDEKRKHNKRRAPAWCDRIIWFGKGLKQNQYDRGELKLSDHRPVRAIFMAEIKVLRDPTGFQSFLSDRIICLPNHFEECFNDKYSCKWRSNFHY; encoded by the exons ATGGGGAGCAACAATTTCATCGCGGATATTAATCCAGATTCCATGGAGATGGAGACCATGATGGAAAGTCGACCAAGTGATAATATCAATATCTCCAAGAAAAATTCCACTGCTCctcaaaatatatatcatcA GATCTTCGCCGGTTCCTGGAATGTTGGAGGTGTTTCACCTCCCGAGGTTTTGGACATACAAGAGTGGCTCAGACCGAATCATATTAACCCTCCTGCTAATATCTACGTTCTTGG GTTTCAAGAGATTGTGCCACTGAATGCAGCAAATATTGTTGTAAGATCTGAAAACCGCAAGATTTGCGAGAAATGGAATTCATTGATTAGGGCAGCTCTTAATGACCCTGACCCTAAGAATAATATTACACAAGACTTCCGATGCATAATTAGTAAGCAAATGGTCGGAATATTGTTATCTGTTTGGGTTAGGAGTGATCTCTGCCAATACATTAGACAGCTCAGTGTCTCATGTGTTGGCTGTGGTCTCATGGGTTGCCTAGGGAACAAG GGTTCGGTGTCAGTTAGATTTTGGCTGCATGAAACAAGCTTTTGCTTTGTGTGTAGTCATCTTGCTTCCGGAGGAAAAGAAGGTGATCAACGACGCAGAAACGCAAACGCAGCTGAGATTTTATCTCGCACAACCTTTCCTCCCGGGCCCTTCCCTAATTTCACCACTAAAATTCTTGATCACGA TAGGGTGATCTGGCTTGGAGACTTGAACTATAGAATCTACTTGCCTGACGCCACAACGCAGTATCTTGTGGAGAAGCAAAAGTGGAACCTTTTGTTGGAATATGATCAG CTAAAGGTGGAACTCATGGAAGGACATGTATTCGAAGGTTGGCATGAAGGAGTAATAAACTTCGCCCCTAGCTACAAATATTACAAGAATTCGGAACTTTACTTTGGCTGCGATGAGAAGAGAAAACACAATAAAAGGCGTGCTCCAGCATG GTGTGATCGAATCATATGGTTCGGGAAGGGACTAAAGCAAAACCAGTATGACAGAGGCGAATTGAAGTTGTCGGACCATAGACCTGTCCGGGCGATTTTTATGGCAGAAATTAAGGTCTTAAGAGATCCTACAGGATTTCAAAGCTTTCTGTCAGACAGAATTATTTGCTTGCCAAACCATTTTGAAGAATGTTTCAATGACAAATATTCATGTAAATGGAGATCAAACTTCCATTATTGA